From Salvelinus sp. IW2-2015 linkage group LG18, ASM291031v2, whole genome shotgun sequence, a single genomic window includes:
- the LOC111977563 gene encoding APOBEC1 complementation factor has protein sequence MESNQKSGDGLTGMQKEVSLRALIQRTGYQLLQENGQRRYGGPPPGWEGPPPERGSEIFVGKLPRDLFEDELVPHCEKFGKIFEVRMMMDFNGNNRGYAFVTFYNKNEAKTAMKQLNNYEIRNGRLLGVCASVDNCRLFVGGIPKSKKREEILMEMKKVTDGVLEVIVYPSAADKTKNRGFAFVEYNSHRAAAMARRKLLPGRILLWGHAIAVDWAEPEVEVDEDTMATVKILYVRNLMLATTEETIEKEFNSIKPGRFNYSSLVDGSPVEVTLAKPVDKDNYVRYTRGTGGRGGALPQGEYAYTLGQVYDPSAAYLGAPVFYAPQIYAAIPNQFRFPIAKGLVGGRGLVRTPSVREIYMNVPVGAAGVRGMGGRGYLAYAGVGRGCATYQLKTDKHPEDKLFDMLPGMELTPMNPVKPPGIKHTPQILEDVCQKNNWGQPVYQLHSAIGPDQSQLFLYKVTIPALSTQYPNVHPFTPAKLCTSVDEAKVHAAEHALHTLGLQTEGAEASAAAVAAFPGYTIANTSASVAASQLKQAVSLHQEMAAYTTYEGYPAFTVATRGDGYGVF, from the exons ATGGAATCTAATCAAAAATCTGGGGATGGACTGACGGGCATGCAGAAAGAGGTCTCGCTGCGTGCGCTCATTCAGCGCACAGGATACCAATTACTGCAG GAGAATGGTCAGAGGAGGTACGGCGGKCCCCCTCCAGGCTGGGAAGGCCCTCCTCCAGAGAGGGGCAGTGAGATCTTTGTGGGGAAGCTGCCAAGAGACCTCTTTGAGGATGAGCTGGTCCCCCACTGTGAGAAA TTCGGGAAAATCTTTGAGGTTCGGATGATGATGGACTTCAACGGCAATAATAGAGGATATGCCTTTGTTACCTTTTACAACAAAAATGAAGCCAAGACCGCCATGAAACAGCTCAATAACTATGAAATCAG GAACGGAAGGCTCCTGGGAGTGTGTGCCAGTGTGGACAACTGTCGTCTGTTTGTGGGGGGCATCCCCAAAtccaagaagagagaggagatcctYATGGAAATGAAGAAAGTYACAGATGGGGTGTTGGAGGTGATTGTTTACCCCAGTGCTGCYGACAAGACCAAGAACAGGGGCTTTGCCTTTGTGGAGTACAACAGTCACCGCGCTGCAGCCATGGCCAGGAGGAAACTACTGCCAG GGAGGATCCTGCTGTGGGGGCACGCCATCGCCGTGGACTGGGCGGAGCCTGAAGTGGAAGTGGACGAGGACACCATGGCAACGGTGAAGATTCTCTACGTGAGGAACTTAATGCTGGCCACTACAGAAGAGACCATCGAGAAGGAGTTCAACAGTATCAAACCAGGCAGGTTCAATTACAGCTCA CTGGTGGATGGCTCTCCCGTGGAGGTGACCCTGGCTAAGCCGGTGGATAAGGACAACTACGTGCGCTACACCCGGGGTACAGGTGGCCGCGGTGGGGCCCTGCCCCAGGGGGAGTACGCCTACACACTGGGCCAGGTGTATGACCCCTCAGCAGCATACCTGGGTGCCCCCGTGTTCTACGCCCCCCAGATATATGCTGCTATTCCTAATCAGTTCCGCTTCCCCATTGCCAAGGGGCTTGTGGGGGGCCGTGGCCTGGTGCGCACGCCCTCGGTCAGAG AAATTTACATGAATGTACCTGTAGGGGCAGCGGGGGTGCGCGGAATGGGTGGTCGCGGATACCTTGCCTACGCAGGTGTAGGCCGAGGCTGTGCCACCTACCAGCTAAAGACAGACAAGCACCCCGAGGACAAGCTCTTTGACATGCTGCCAGGCATGGAGCTCACGCCCATGAACCCCGTGAAGCCTCCCGgtatcaaacacacaccacag ATCCTGGAGGATGTGTGTCAGAAGAACAACTGGGGGCAGCCAGTTTATCAGCTTCACTCTGCTATCGGACCTGACCAAAGCCAACTGTTCCTCTACAAAGTCACCATTCCGGCTCTGTCCACCCAATATCCTAATGT gcatCCGTTCACCCCAGCCAAGCTGTGTACATCTGTGGATGAAGCCAAGGTTCATGCTGCGGAGCACGCCCTGCATACCCTGGGTCTGCAGACAGAGGGCGCTGAGGCCTCCGCTGCAGCCGTTGCCGCATTCCCAG GTTACACAATAGCYAACACCTCAGCCTCAGTAGCTGCCTCCCAGCTCAAACAGGCCGTCTCCCTGCACCAGGARATGGCAGCATACACTACCTACGAAGGCTATCCCGCCTTCACCGTGGCAACCCGTGGAGACGGTTATGGAGTGTTCTAG
- the LOC111977849 gene encoding phosphatidylcholine:ceramide cholinephosphotransferase 1, with translation MKKVAQWSTEDVRQWLTNEGMQEYSEAFRHLDGQGLLQLSKADFQXATLVLVTSDTGRQLLDKMETLRIEHHIEAHKNGHANGHSILTVINEVNGNKPKSNGLINGFHKERVQIPMPEINRSPFPEEWGKTAVACIYAMVCFVCTTIIISVVHERVPPKEATPPLPDKFFDFFDRVDWAFSICEINGMILVVLWLLQLTLLKYRSIVGRRFFFIVGTLYLYRCITMYXTTLPVPGMHFKCSPKLFGDWEAQMRRVMKMIAGGGLTITGSHHMCGDYLYSGHTVMLTLSYLFIKEYSPKRFWWYHLICWLLCAVGLFCILLAHDHYSIDVVVAYFITTRLFWWYHTMANQQVLKESSQSNFFSRVWWYRIFQYLEQNVTGIVPRNYRMPLSWPLAQWSQVKYSRIDTQCP, from the exons ATGAAGAAAGTGGCCCAGTGGTCAACGGAGGATGTGCGCCAGTGGCTGACCAATGAGGGAATGCAGGAATACTCTGAGGCCTTCCGCCACCTGGACGGCCAGGGCCTCCTGCAGCTCTCCAAGGCGGACTTCCAGARGGCCACTCTGGTCCTTGTCACCTCGGACACAGGCAGACAGCTTTTGGACAAGATGGAGACTCTCAGAatagagcaccacattgaagcacATAAAAATGGGCACGCCAACGGACACTCCATCTTGACCGTCATCAATGAGGTAAATGGGAACAAGCCCAAGAGTAATGGTCTGATCAATGGGTTTCACAAGGAACGGGTTCAGATCCCCATGCCTGAGATCAACCGCTCTCCGTTCCCTGAAGAGTGGGGGAAGACTGCCGTGGCTTGCATCTACGCCATGGTCTGCTTCGTCTGCACCACCATCATTATCTCCGTGGTCCACGAACGRGTGCCTCCCAAAGAGGCTACTCCGCCCCTGCCAGACAAGTTCTTTGACTTTTTTGACCGAGTAGACTGGGCTTTTTCCATATGCGAAATCAACGGCATGATACTGGTCGTCCTGTGGCTACTACAGTTGACACTGTTAAAATATAG GTCCATCGTTGGTCGKCGTTTCTTCTTCATCGTTGGCACACTGTACCTATACAGGTGTATCACCATGTACATKACCACACTCCCTGtgccaggaatgcatttcaagtgCTCTCCTAAG CTGTTTGGTGACTGGGAGGCCCAAATGCGGCGAGTCATGAAGATGATTGCAGGAGGAGGCCTCACCATCACTGGCTCGCACCACATGTGTGGGGACTACCTTTAcagtggccacacagtcatgctGACACTCAGCTATCTCTTCATTAAAGAAT ACTCTCCAAAACGGTTCTGGTGGTACCATTTGATCTGCTGGCTGCTCTGTGCTGTAGGCCTCTTCTGCATTCTCTTGGCTCATGACCACTACTCCATAGATGTGGTGGTGGCTTACTTCATCACCACACGCCTATTCTGGTGGTACCACACCATGGCCAACCAGCAA GTGCTGAAGGAATCATCGCAGAGCAACTTTTTCTCAAGGGTGTGGTGGTACCGAATTTTCCAGTACCTGGAACAGAATGTCACAGGCATCGTCCCTCGGAACTACCGGATGCCGCTGTCATGGCCACTGGCCCAATGGAGTCAAGTGAAGTACAGCCGTATTGACACACAGTGCCCGTGA